From Camelina sativa cultivar DH55 chromosome 7, Cs, whole genome shotgun sequence, one genomic window encodes:
- the LOC104700514 gene encoding acyl-coenzyme A thioesterase 13-like: MEKILEYLQLSDEEVEEDGGEAQRLLEEEFSRKGKSFYEVFSLRGIRVNRVDPGFISCSFKVPLRLTGRDGNLANGAIANLVDEVGGALVQVVSLPLCVSVDMSIAFLSKAKLGEELEITSRLLGERGGYKGTLVVVRNQRTGEVIAEGRHSLFGRQASKL, from the exons ATGGAAAAAATTCTCGAGTATTTGCAACTGAGCGATGAGGAGGTAGAAGAAGACGGCGGTGAGGCACAGCGGCTGCTGGAAGAAGAGTTTTCACGGAAAGGAAAAAGCTTCTACGAGGTTTTTAGTCTCAGAGGAATCCGAGTCAACCGGGTCGACCCGGGTTTCATTTCCTGCTCTTTCAAGGTCCCTCTTCGTTTGACG GGTCGAGACGGGAATCTAGCTAATGGTGCGATTGCAAATCTTGTGGATGAAGTTGGTGGAGCGCTTGTACAAGTCGTAAGCTTACCTTTGTGTGTTTCTGTGGACATGTCTATTGCATTCCTTTCTAAAGCTAAGCTCGGT GAGGAGTTGGAGATAACGTCGAGATTGTTAGGCGAGAGAGGAGGTTATAAAGGAACACTTGTTGTAGTGAGAAACCAGAGGACGGGAGAGGTTATAGCAGAAGGTCGACATTCTCTCTTTGGCAGACAAG